CCCAGGACTGGTGCGATTAAAAGTAGAAGGCAGTATAGTTTTTTCAAGTAGTGAccttgaaaaaaacacattgacatCAGAAAGAACTTAAAGGCCTAACTGAAATAGTAGCCTGTGTCGTTACAAATACTATTTGTTGTTTGGGAATGCTCTGTTTGACATGACGGGCATTACAGTTTATATACAATTTTCTCAAaaaacagtctttttttttttttttacccccaCCAACCTCTAGAAAGCTACTCTACCACTATAGTCCTTATCTGCCCGTGTCCCTCAATGAAATTCACCTTTGGGCTGCTGACAGACACTCTTCTCGTCAGAGGAAACGCCCCCCAAAGAGCACGTGATGAGTCGCGTTGATTTGTCTGAACAGTTGAAGAACTTAGTGCTAGAGATGTTGAACAGCAGAGAATTCCTATCCTGCGTGACTATGTTCTCCCATTGATGCTCAAGGACACCAGAAACATTCCATGACATTTTGCTGACTGGATAGACCGCGACGGCAGTACACGTTAGCGAGGCATTGGAGACGTCACCATCGCTCCCAGGGATGGGACGCTCTAGTGTCACTGTATCGGGGGTTGCTAAAGAGGGAAAACAAGAGAAGTTCATTAACGAAGAGAACGGGAGATGACAAAGCAAACACGCCGGGCGAATCTTCACACTTCCCTTTTTATGAGAAGCAAAAGGGAAGTCATGGTTCGAATCATTCAGGGGATCAACTAAAGTGAAAATAAATGTGCATCCTGACGTGTGTTCCAGAGGTCCAATCTAAAATTCCTCTGAAAGTCTGAAAATAACTTGGAGAGTTACATGCTTTGGATAAAGAGTTTATCCGTCCACATTTGTGCATTTCAGAACAAACTGATTGGGGTGGTGGAATGTAATAggtattatatattattcaaATTTTTTTGTTGGGAGTGGGAATCAGTGCCTGGAGGGCCTACCAGTTATGCTGAGCGTTGTTTTGGTGTCCTCAGTTTTTCCTCTACCGTCGCCATGGTTTACGATGCATTTATAGGTCCCTTCATCTGAGACGGTTAGATTTCCAAAGGTTACCGTTTTATCCACATTGTCCAAGAAGGTGTCAGGTCGAAGGACTTCGGTCTTGTTCGTCGGAGCATGATATCCAATTATAACCTTTTTAAAATCTGCGCCTCCTTGAAAGGACATAGACTTTATCTCCATCTTTATTGAGTTGCATTGAAACAAAACCGTCCCTCCCACTTCTTCAGAAAGAAGAAGGCCAGCACAAACTGAAAGAGAAAGGTTGCAAGTCATGTGAATACTATATTTTTACCAGTTTCAAAAACACTTCGAGGTGGACATCTTTTATATATTGTAGTCATATTTTGGTTTGAAATATTACATGACATGATTTAATCAATTGTCATTGATTTTAGGCTATGAGGTAACAGCTcaaattattacaattattatggTTACTGCATGAACTcttcaatatttaaaaatgtctTACCTTTGAAAAAGAAGGGAAAtgccaacaacaaaaataacatcTTCATCTGGGAAAGATGACATTACAGAAATGAAACTTAATTCTTCAACATGCATCACAAATTCAGCAAGTGTAGAAAAGATCAAATAACTTTTGGCCATAGAAGTCCATAATGAGCTTCTACATCACCGTTGTGCTCACCATTAGGGGTTCTCCATAGTCTGCCCACGCATacgttgtgtgtgtacatgcacaggGATGTTACAGGGGATTATTTAGCCCCAACAAACTTTTGAGTCACCCCTCGCAACACATCCTCTCACAAACGTCcgtggcaacacacacacacacacacacacacacacacacacacacacacacacgcacacacacgcacacacacacgcttctgTGTctgtgctatatatatatatatatatacttaatatATATGAAGACATCGGACTGACTTATATGtatattaataaacaatctagCAACCGCGTGGCTCCCGCAATCATAATTCCTTGGTGAAGCTACCATGCCATGGTGAAGgctttgaatatttatttattctgctCCACACATTTTTGCATTCCACATGGTTAGAGTTGTTTTGGACTCCATTATCGTCTTATAACAACTACGCCTTGAAAACTCATCTGTAAAGCTGAAAGTGTGAACTATATGAAACGCAAGTCTTATACTCCACACTTGAATTTTTGATGGACTTACCGGTTTGATGCACCGTCAGTCGGTACAGCGTTTGAATGAGAAGACACTTCCTCGTCTGGGCTGAGAGCCTTTGTGGTCAACAGTGAGGGGGCGGCTTTGGTCATTAAGAGCTTTGTTTTCTGTGGCTAGCAACAGCCACAGAAAACCTTTACTCAGTTTCATCTAAATGTGAACCGTAAACCGGTCACAAGGTTGCCGGCATCCCCTTACGCATTATTTTACTCGAGTAAACATGTCTTGGGTAAACATTATCCGAGTTGATTATCTGCATTGTGGGGAGGACACAGGAATCCGTGAGATGACCACGGACGCTTagctcaaaatccgtggtggcctcACGGGATCACTGATATTTCCGTAATATGCCCACCGAATCTGCGCCCGAGTGAAATTCACGCTCATATTCGCGCCCTTGTTCCCAACAACCCTGTACTCCTGGGACACGCTCATGTCCGCTACCACCCCGAGTACAACACCAGCTAGTACATTAACATGCTAACCACCATGCTAACCACTATGCTAGCATGCCAGCCGCCGTGCCTTGGACCACACCAGCTTCAAAGTGGGGGACCAGGCCAGGCATGTCAGCCAGCGCGCTAAAGCAGCGCGCTCCAGCAGCAGCGCTAAAGCAACAGCAGCGctaaagcagcagcagcgctaAAGCAGCAGCGctaaagcagcagcagcgctaAAGCAGCAGCGCTAAAGCAGCAGCGCTAGCTACCTGGAGGGAGGCCTTGCCCTCCAGACAGGTGTGCACCAGCAGGTGTCCCTCCCAGGAGACGGCCAGGTGCAGGATGGAGAGGGGCAGGGAGCTGTCGGGGAGCGTGCCTATGTTCCCCGgtgtcctatgttccccggtgtcctatgttccccggtgtCCTACATGGGATCCGGCGAGGGAATAATTTTTTCGTAGGACGGTCggggcaagtaccgcctttatcgcctctgattcgcctgtgattggttagaatggctcCCCTCCTATTGGTTATGATTAGAGTTAGgcttaggtttagggttaaccctaaccctcaccctaaccccaaccatacacctgaccctaacccttcgcacccggggaacataggacctggggaacataggacctggggaacagaGGGATGTCCGTATGTTCCGTATGTTCCCAAGGTCCCCGCCAAACCCAAGGGCCCCGCCACAGAATCTGAGAGCTGTGGAAGCCATGAAACCCCCCCCGTCCTACCCCAGCCCCCCGTCCTACCCCCAGCCGCCCCCCGTCCTACCCTAGCCCCCCGTcctacccccagccccccaccgtCCTACCCCCAAGCCCCCCGTcctacccccagcccccccccgtcctggTAGGAGGTGAGCTCAACGCAGGCTTTaaccacatttacattttgcagacgcttttttccaaagcgacttacacacacaccgacggcggcggagtcaaccacgcagggcgacagcggGCTCCACAGgcgcagttagggttaggtgttggCGTAGGACCACCACAGGGGGGGGCGCTCAGAACACCAATCACGGATCTGCTCCTTGCATGTCACAGGGCAGAGGTAGTAGACTGACCGGTTTGGTCTAACGCTGTTCTCCTGGTGCATGAAAGTTCCTCTTGAACCAAGTAGTCTGACCTAATAAGAATATTAAGTGTAGGAAAACATCACACCTCAATATATCAGACAGCCCTATCTTGTCTGCAGAACTAATCGGGTATTTGGCAACCCTGGGGTCAAAGTGTCCCTCGGTGGAAAGTACAACGGCAGGTGAATGAGTCATCCTATATCCATGTTTTTATCTGCGTTGGGCGGCCGCACGACGTGTCCGGAGGTCTTTATAAAGCCTCCTTCGCCTCAGAGAGACAGTCGGTAACACAGGATCAGGTCTGACGAACACAGCTCCACTGCAGGtgagtgaaacacacacacacacacacacacacacacacacacacacacacacacacacacacacatgaaaatatTAAATTACTGAATGAATACAGGGTCGATTTATTAGagtgggttgacttgtaactggaaggttgctagttcaaatCCACGTCCCCCCCTGgctgagcgtcgaggtgtccctgagcaaggcacctgacactaactgctcctgacgtgCTGGCTTcaccctgcatggttgactccgccgttgccgtgtgaatgcgtgtctgaaccctgtgaatgtgtgtaagtcgctttggataaaagtgtctgctaaatgccctaaatgtgccGTGTGTCCGTCTCTCCTGTCCAGTGTGATCAAGATGCTGAGGATTGCACTACTATGTTTGGCCCTTTCTGGTAAGACACCCTTACGAAAAAGTGCTTAATTCCAGAGAATGAAGTCAAAATAGATTTGCATAAATCGCAAGGGTAAAATACTTTAAAGTCAGGCACATGATCACAATTATGTAGTGATTGATGTGATTACTTCATCTTTATAAGACAAAACATCAGTTTCAGTCTCAAAGCCTTATAGGCGTCCTTTGAGGGACATCTGTATGATAACGAGAATTACTTCATTTGATAAACGTTAATCTGTTCATCACAGACGAATGGAAAGGATTGCAACACATAGGAGGGGCTGATATCTGCATGAGCTATATGTGTTTGTTAATAATTTAGTGATGTATCTTGGGACATTGATGCTGTGATAAGAGTAGATCACGGCCTAAAAAGAGTTTGACTGCAGCAAGCAAGAAGGCTGTTACAGGAAAAAGGTTTGAAAAGTCTTGGTTATGGGAGAATTGACCTtctgaggccacgtttatacatagcagggtatttagagaaacaaatatttcccatCCTCAGTTTTTCAAAAATAATATCGTGCACATTGTCATTTACATCAAcccgcataaatacgccgttgagcgccattataactatgccaaacctatgggcggcagtgtagggagaaggataaagccattcAAGCCAAGCAGAATCCTTGAATAACACAAGCGACTTCCTGTTCCTTCCAAAACCACAATTTAagtcatttttcacaatttaccggctctcgttttgaagaataattaCCGCGCCGCGAATGTGTGATTCgcttcaatgggaatcgcgacggtctatacattcaacataaagtgtacatatttataatttgaaattcgccccagcatttataccacagatactatagggtctatagcatataaccacgttttctgattacagtttaatgtaacagtgagctgacaacatcctaattaacaccgcaactgcagattaaccacacggagataaccatggcaaccggtcaaacacatttttagttttgcgatcattctgtgTGCGCATCCGGCGTGTTggtaaacaaataatccccctatatgGCACGAGGTTCGTTCCTGTGGCCAGaaagcgggcgctcacatgacgttaagcattttctGGCGCATAATGCGACGCTTGAGAACCAAAAACCCTGTTTCTAGAAAGTTTTTAGAAATAATCGTTTTTTGTGATACAAACTTGGTTTTTGGTGTAATTGAGAGGCCAAACCGAGCCTCAAAGAAAAAAAGCTATATCAGATAAATTGGAAAAAGTGGCCCATTTTGTGGCACGAAAAAATTATTGGATTTTCATGATATGTTCGACAATCTGTCTTGCCGGCGACAGTTTTCTATTAATACATCGTTCAAATGATTGCAATTTGTTCATGTTCTGCACATTACCCCGTGAAAACTCCCACAAAACCGTAGCGAAAAACATGTACACAAAACCGATGATTTTGAATTGTTGCTAAACAACTCCCGTCCCTACCAGGCCTGCGTGCGGCCCCCCTGGCACCCAGAGTCAGCCATGTGGAGGGTCTGGCGGGGGAGTTCAGGCACAGCGCGGACCCCTCGCCCAGGCTGCTCCCCGATGACTACCGCCAGGGCATCGAGCCCGCGAGGCACTACGTGGTGGACCTCAACACCGGCCGCGTGCTGGAGCACGTCAGCGAGATGGAGCGCAGGGTGAATCCCGGTATGGAGAAATGTCGAATGAATGATCTGAATGATGCTTTGAACTCTGAACGTTatttcataaatatatatttttggactttttctttttctattctTTCTCCGCATGTGACTGAACCCCAACGTTTACACCCCAGTCGCCACTCGTCCTGATGTGGCGGAGGTTTCCGCGGAGATTGAGACGCATTGGTTAGATGAAGGTGAGCGGGAAAGACAACATGAGAGAACAAGAGGAAGATAACGATAGGATTTGAACATGAAGATGTGATCAAACCGAACATGCTgtcgtctctctcccccagttgAAATCCCGGTCCAGAGGAGTGGCGCTGGTTGGGTCCGAGTGGAGGAGCATTTTGAAGACAAACTCCCCCAGGGTTTCAGACAGGGAACCGAACGCATGGCCTCCATTCCTGATGGTTATAGACAGGGGACCGAACCCACGTTCTCCATGCCTGAGGGTTTTAGACAGGGAACCGAACCTATGGCCTCCATTCCTGAGGGTTTTAGACAGGGAACCGAACCTAGGATGTCCATTCCTGATGGTTTTAGACAGGGAACCGAACCTATGTTCTCCATGCCTGAAGGTTTTAGAAAGGGAACCAAATCGATTCCCTCCATTCCTGACGGCTTTAGACAGGGAACCGAACCCATGGCCTCTATTCCTGATGGTTATAGACAGGGGACCGAACCCACGTTCTCCATGCCTGAGGGTTTTAGACAGGGAACCGAACCTATGGCCTCCATTCCTGAGGGTTTTAGACAGGGAACCGAACCTATGGTGTCCATTCCTGAAGGTTTTAGACAGGGAACCGAACCTATGTTGTCCATTCCTGATGGTTTTAGACAGGGAACCAAATCGATTCCCTCCATTCCTGACGGCTTTAGACAGGGAACCGAACCCATGGCCTCCATTCCTGATGGTTATAGACAGGGGACCGAAC
The nucleotide sequence above comes from Gadus chalcogrammus isolate NIFS_2021 chromosome 4, NIFS_Gcha_1.0, whole genome shotgun sequence. Encoded proteins:
- the LOC130381389 gene encoding uncharacterized protein LOC130381389 codes for the protein MLRIALLCLALSGLRAAPLAPRVSHVEGLAGEFRHSADPSPRLLPDDYRQGIEPARHYVVDLNTGRVLEHVSEMERRVNPVATRPDVAEVSAEIETHWLDEVEIPVQRSGAGWVRVEEHFEDKLPQGFRQGTERMASIPDGYRQGTEPTFSMPEGFRQGTEPMASIPEGFRQGTEPRMSIPDGFRQGTEPMFSMPEGFRKGTKSIPSIPDGFRQGTEPMASIPDGYRQGTEPTFSMPEGFRQGTEPMASIPEGFRQGTEPMVSIPEGFRQGTEPMLSIPDGFRQGTKSIPSIPDGFRQGTEPMASIPDGYRQGTEPTFSMPEGFRQGTEPRMSIPEGFRQGTEPMMSIPEGFRQGTKSIPSIPDGFRQGTERMASIPDGYRQGTEPTFSMPEGFRQGTEPMMSILDGFRQGTEPMMSFPEGFSQGTEHSSMALGRHTPECKGKIIMGRCYQFNPTPLSFKDAQSTCRDLAPNSDLASITDGSLHSGLVSMVTKDGEDSPVLTWLGGVVKNQQAQWLDGSEMVYSDWMKGHPNVRSAKPVCLEMFRMDESWWSTVDCELLRASICSYPVAA